One part of the Alistipes onderdonkii genome encodes these proteins:
- a CDS encoding OmpH family outer membrane protein, whose protein sequence is MKKAIKLTLAVVFVMGATSLFAQKFGRINTQEVISVMPEMKEMQTNIEAYSKDLQESMENIVVEYNNKYQEFNKNFSTMSDAVRQLKEKELNDLIQRRNDFEQVAQQDLQKRYNELLAPIIDKAKAAIDKVASAGSYLAVFDTSTGSLAYFDEAMLTDLAPAVKKELGITDAPAAAPAAAAAPAAK, encoded by the coding sequence ATGAAAAAAGCAATCAAACTAACCCTTGCGGTTGTATTCGTGATGGGCGCCACATCGCTCTTCGCACAGAAATTCGGGCGCATCAACACCCAGGAAGTTATCTCGGTGATGCCGGAAATGAAGGAGATGCAGACCAACATCGAAGCTTACAGTAAGGATCTTCAGGAGAGCATGGAGAACATTGTCGTCGAATACAATAACAAGTACCAGGAGTTCAACAAGAATTTCTCGACCATGTCGGACGCCGTACGCCAGCTCAAAGAGAAGGAACTGAATGACCTCATCCAGCGCCGCAACGATTTCGAACAGGTTGCACAGCAGGATCTCCAGAAGCGTTACAACGAGTTGCTGGCCCCGATCATCGACAAGGCCAAGGCTGCTATCGACAAGGTCGCAAGCGCTGGCAGCTACTTGGCAGTCTTCGATACCTCGACGGGGTCGCTGGCCTATTTCGATGAGGCCATGCTGACCGACCTCGCCCCGGCCGTGAAGAAGGAGCTGGGTATCACGGACGCCCCGGCAGCCGCGCCTGCCGCAGCCGCTGCTCCTGCTGCAAAATAA
- a CDS encoding OmpH family outer membrane protein produces the protein MKRLILIAAFVLSAGTLAAQNYIIVNSEKVFKSIDAYNTALSTLDKLAEQYQDMVDAKFAEVETLYNNYMNQKASLTAATRQTRENDILAKEKAAQEYQETLFGNDGTLMKKRVEMIEPIQKQVFSAIEAYAKQVGADVVLDSANNPTLLYSNPSVDRTQQVIDVLKK, from the coding sequence ATGAAACGTCTGATTTTAATAGCGGCATTCGTTCTCTCGGCTGGCACACTGGCTGCCCAGAACTACATAATCGTAAACAGCGAAAAGGTCTTCAAGTCCATCGACGCCTACAACACTGCGCTTTCCACGCTGGACAAACTGGCCGAACAATATCAGGATATGGTAGACGCGAAGTTCGCCGAGGTGGAGACGCTCTACAACAATTACATGAACCAGAAAGCCTCGCTCACGGCCGCGACGCGCCAAACTCGGGAAAACGACATCCTGGCCAAAGAAAAAGCGGCACAGGAGTATCAGGAAACACTCTTCGGCAATGACGGCACCCTGATGAAAAAGCGTGTCGAAATGATCGAGCCGATCCAGAAACAGGTATTCTCCGCGATCGAAGCCTATGCCAAGCAGGTAGGTGCCGACGTGGTGCTCGATTCGGCCAATAACCCGACACTGCTCTACTCGAACCCCAGCGTAGACCGTACGCAGCAGGTTATCGACGTCCTCAAAAAATAG